A region of the Caviibacter abscessus genome:
AAAGAAGAAGCTGTTCTTTATTACAAAACAGGGAAATTAAAATCAGCAATAGAGTGTTATTTAGAAGCTAATACTTTACTTAAAAAAATTGGTTTAGTAAATGAAATTAATATAAATTTAGAAAATATAAAAAAGATAAAAAATCTACTTTGGGAAGAAACAAAAACGAAAAAATCTATTCCCAAAGTAGATAATAGGGAATTAATAATATCAAGTATAAATAATAGTATAAAAAAAGGTGATGAATATATGAAAAAGAATGATTGGTCTAATGCAATTTTGGAATATCAAAGAGCAATCACTTTTTCAAAAAAGGTTAATTTAGACTCAAGTATAAGTTCAAAACTTAAAGATAAACTTACATATGCAATAAAAAAATCAAATACAAGTTGGTGGTCTAATTGGATATGAAAATTGAAAATGGTGAAATTGTTACTATTTCTTCAACAAAGTTTGATAATAATTTATTTATAAAAGAGTACAAACATCTTTATCCTTATGTTAAAAATATTGTAAATAATGAAATTGAAATAAATTATATATTGTTTAAAAATAAAATAAAAAATGTTCCTTCAATAATTGCATTAAAAAATGAAAAAGATAAAACAACTTTATATTTTACAAAAATTAATGGTGTTGAACTATCAAAATTTAAGCTTGAATATTTAAATGTAATTGAAAAATTTTCTTTATTCATAAAAATAGTTAAAATCGTAAAGTCGTTGCATGATATAAAAATAGTTCATAATGACTTAAAACTTTCAAATGTACTTATAACTTCCGATAAAAACGTCTATATATTAGATTTTGATTTATCAACAAAATTAAATAATAATAACTATATTGCGGATCTTTATTCTTTAAGTTATATTTTGTACTATATTTTTAAAAATGAAACAGTTTTATATAAAATAAAAAATGAGTCATACAATAGTATTGATGATTACTTCGATAAAATTAGAGAGTTAAAAAATGAGTTATTACTTAAAAAATGAATTAGAAATAAAGTCTTATGATGCTTTGTATAAAATAGCAGAAAAAGAAAAATTAGTTGATGTTTATAGTAATGATATGACAAAAAAGGAGTTAATTGATTTAATTTTAAATTATAGAGGAATTGAAAATCAATTTTTTATAAATCAATACATAGATGAAGGTTTTATAAGAGTACAAGAATTTATTGATAATAATATAAAATTTCATAGATATTTTGAAACTGATATTGATATATCCCATAAGATAGTTTTTTACGAAAATATTAAAATAAAAAAAGGTGATGGAAACGTTATTTTAATTAATAAAAATATTGATGTATGTGAAAATATTGTTTTACTAGTTGGGAATAATAATTATATATACAGTATTTGTTACTTACAAAAAGATTATAATTTTAAAAATGATAAATATGTTAAATATTATATATGCAATAATAATATAACAAGATATATAAATAAAAATATTGAAAATGAAGTAGTTAAACTGTTATTTTTTAATAAATATATAACTAAAGCTATATTCAATTTATATAATAATTTTGAAATGGATTTAAAACCTAAGAATATAATTGGATATGAGGTAATAATACCTGAATTTTCCTTTATTTCTAAAAATGTTTGTGATGAAATATTGCCAATTATTTTTATGGATAACAAAATTATATGTGATTATTTCTCACTTGATTTTAGTATGTACATATATAAAATTAATAATGAGAATGAAATTGAAATAATGTATTTTGAGGATTCCAAAAATATACTGGAAAAATATGAATATCAAATATTAGGAACGCATATTTACAATGTAAATGAATTGTTTTTTAATGATAAACAAATCATTAGAATATTTGATAATTTTGGTTTTAATAAATATATTGAAAAGAGTAAATTAATATCGTTATTTATGTCAAAATTAAAAGAAGAGATAAATTATTATAGTAAAAAGTATTATTCAAAATATTACATTATAGGTCAAAACATTAAATATCCAGATATAGAATGTTTTTCATATTTACATTTTATAAATTATTGGGTAGTTACGCAAAGTTTAAACAAGATAAAAAATGGAATTTATACATTTGAAAAATATTTAATTATAAACTCTACTTTAGACTGTATCGAAGCTTCAAGTAATAGATATGAAATTATTGAAAAAGATATTAATTATGAAATATGTGTTAATTCAAACCTTTGTAGTGTAAATAATAATGTTAATTATAACTTAATTATAGATAAGATTTTTTTAATTATAAAACATAAAATATGTGAGGAAAAATATATAAGATATGATAATAAGGAAGTATTTCAGATGATTGATAATGGTAATTATCATAAAATTAATGTTGATTTACAATTTAAAGCAGATATTTTAGAAGAAAAGTTTCCTACAAATTATTTGAAAAATAAAAATAAGTTGACTAAAGAATATATGAAAATATATAAAAATTATATTACTATAAGAAATTTGAGTGAAATGATATATAAAGAGTACATATATGATGAAAGTAAACAAATATATGAATTTGATTTTGCATTAGAAAAATATAATAAATTAAAAAAGATTATTATTTCAAGATATGAGATAGACTATGTTTTCATAATAGAAATATACAATTTTTTAAACATGTTTTTTTCTAATAATTTATCACAAATATTAAATGAATATAAGGGAATAACATTAATTGGGAATATAATTAAATCAAAAATATTTTATGATATTTTAAAAGAATTTATACCTGGAAAGATGATATCATTTGATTTAAAACACAAAAAAAGTGAACTACAATTATTAGAAACAGCAAAAAAATATATAGAAGATACTAATTTGGGAAAAATTAAATATAATTTTAATATAGAATATGAAAGAATAAATTTTGCTATATTAGCAAAAAATTTTAAAGAACAATTTGAGCTTGTTTTTGACAGTAATACTTCAAATATTGGTTATATTGATAAGATTTCAGCTTCAAAAAAACTATGTTTTAAAATTAAAAATGAAAAAAATAATGTAGAGAAAACTTATAAAATTGATTTTCCTGATAAATATAATGAAATTGATGAAAATTTTGTAGATATCGAGCAAAATTATTTGAACTCTATAGAAAATGGTATAACAAGAATATTTTTCAAGTATGATAAAAGCATTGAAGTAGTATTTATTAATAGAATTAAAGATCAAATTTTCGTTTCAAATAGTCTAAAATTTGACATTATATAATTTAGTATGATATACTAAAACATCTAATAGGAGGTTTAAATGAAGAAATTACTAATTATACTTACCTGTTTTTCACTTACTTCATCAGTAATATTTGCTGAAAGTGACAATCAAATAAGTAAAAGTAGTAGTCAATCATCGAATGTTAAAGAGAGTATTATTAAAGAAATAGTTGATACAGCATCTATTGATAATGATATTCAAAAATCCTTAGAGGATGAAACAAAAAGTCAACCAGTAAATGTTCAGACCGAAGAACCAGAACAATTAGTACATTATGAGAACGGTAAAGCCTCGTTTTATGGTGAAAAGTGGAACGGAAGAAAGACATCAAATGGTGAAATTTTTGATACTAAATTGCTTACAGCAGCACATAAAACATTGCCTTTTGGCACACTAGTTAAAGTAACAAATGAATCTAATGGTAAATCAGTTATAGTAAGAATTAACGATAGAGGTCCTTTTATAAAAGGTAGAGTAATTGATTTAACAAAAGCAGCATTTAGTGCAATAGATAGTGTACAAAAGGGAGTTACAAAAGTTAAGTTAGAAATTATTAAAAAGTAAAAAAATAGGTTGACAATGCTAATTTATATTAGCTTTGTATGAATTGACTAATGAAGAGGCATTAAAGCCTCTTTTTTCATTTGATTTTTTTTAATAATTGATGATATAATTATTAATAAAAATGTAAAAAAATAGGGGAAAAACATGTTTTTAGAAAAATCTAAAAGACTTGCTATTGTGGACTTTGATGGTAGTAAAGTTGACTATGATAAAATGGTTGATAATGTTAAATATTTTTCAAGAATAGTTTACAAAGACATATGTGAGAATAATTTTGTTTTGATTATTTCTGAAAATAGAATAGAGTGGATTTATTCCTTTTTTGCAATTTGGGATAGATTATCAACTCCGATAGCTATTGATGCTCTTAGTTCAGAAGAAGAAATATTATATTTTTTAAATGATACAAAACCTAAAGCAGTAATAGCAACAAATAAAACAATTGAGAATGTTAAATTAGCAGTAAATAATTGTGACTTTGATATTAATATGTACAATTTAGATGAAATAAACTTAGAAGAATATTCAGATGACGAAGTATTAAGAAATCCTAAAGATGAAGATATAGCAGTTATGATATATACATCAGGTACTACTGGAAATCCAAAAGGAATAATGCTTACATATAGTAATATTATTGGAGAGATACAAGCCATTCAATCATTTGGGATAACATTTGATGATGAACAAGTAATAGCAATATTACCGTATCATCATATATTACCTCTTATGACTACTTGTTTATATATTTTTTATAGTGGTAATAAATATTCAGCTGTATTAGTTCCTAAACTTACAAGTCAAGAAATATTAAAAAGATTTAAAACAAATAATATAACACTTATGTCAGCAGTTCCGAGAGTCTATAAATTATTTTACAAATCAATAAAAGACAAAATAAACGCCAGTATTGTTGCAAGAGTAATATATGCTATTGCTAAGAAAATAAATAATAGAACTTTTTCAAGAATAATATTTAAAAAAGTTCATGATAATTTTGGTGGAAAATTACGTACACTTGTTGCAGGTGGAGCAAAATCTGATATAGAAATGATAGAATTTTTCAACGTATTAGGTTTTAATTATGCAGAGGGATTTGGATTGTCTGAAACGGCTCCTGTAATAGCTGGGAATATATATCCTAAGTATAAAATTGGAACAGTTGGTTTAGTTGTTTCAAATGCAGAAGTTAAAACTGTAAATGGTGAACTATGGGTAAAAGGACCTATGGTTATGAAAGGATACTATAACAATCCCGAAAAAACAGCAGAAGTTATGACAGTTGATGGTTGGTTTAAAACGGGTGATTTAGCACAAATAGATGAAGATGGTTATATTACTATTATCGGACGTGCTAATTCTATGATAGTATTATCAAATGGTAAAAATATTGATCCTGAAAAACTTGAAAATAAATTTGTAAACATGAGTAATGGTTTAGTTGAAGAAGTAGGGATTTTTGGAAAAAATGATAAACTTTCTGCACTTATAGTTCCAAATATGCAATACATAAAAGATAATAAAATAAATAATATTTCGACACATATTAAAGATTTAGTTGAGTTTTATAATACAGATGTACATAATTATGAAAAAATATTGGATTATAAAATAACAGAACAGGAATTACCTAAAACAAGAGTAGGAAAACTTAGAAGATTTATGCTTCCAGAGCTTTTCAGTGGTCAATTAGAAAAGCGTGAAATAATTAATGAGCCAGATACAAAAGAATATAAAATATTAAAAGAGTACATAAAAAAATTAAAAGGAAATGAACCTGGACCTGATGAAAACTTTGAAGTTGAAGTAGGTTTAGATTCGTTAGATCAAGTAGAATTTTTAACATATATTGAAAATAGTTTTAGTTTAAAATTAGATGAAACAACACTTTTAAAATATTCAACATTAAGACTTTTAGCAGAATATATAAGTGAAAAATCAATTAGTTTCACAGATAGTGAAATTAAAATGGATAATATCATAAAAAATGCACCGCATAAAGAAGTGAAATTAGGATATCTACAGTGGTTATTGTTCCCATTAGTCTGGATTTTATTTAAAATATATTTTAGATTTTCAATTAAAAATAACAATAAAATTAAAGATGAACCTACTATTTTTATTGCAAATCATGAGAGTTTTATTGATGCATTAATATTATCACTTGCATTACCATTTAAAATACATAACAAAACTTTTTATCTTGCACTTGAAAAATATTTTTCAAATCCATTTATGAAATATATTGCAAGAAATGGAAATATAATAAATGTAAATATTGAAAAAAATATTAAACAAAGTGTTGAAGAAATTTCAAATGTATTAAAGCAGGGTAATAATGTTTTCATATTTCCTGAGGGAACAAGAACTAAAAATGGAAAGTTATCACAGTTTAAAAAAATATTTGCAATGATATCAAAAGAATTAAATGTTGATATTCAATGTATAGGTATAGAGGGAGCATATGAAGCTTACTCAAGATTTTCTAAATTTCCTAAACCTAAAAAAATAACTATTGAAGCATTGGATAGAGTAAGCCCACAAGGTAAAACTTATGACACTATAGTTGAAGAAAGCTACAATATATTTTTAGAATATAAAAAGAGAGTTAAACCTGAAAAATATTTAGAAGATTAATACTTTAATAATATATGGTGAGGTGAATAAATGAATAAAAATAATGGTATATATTATATTATTGAATTTTTATTATTTCTTGTATTAATATTTATGACTGTTAATAAATATCTATATATAAGGAATAAATCAATAATAGAAACGAAAAATGTAACAAAAGAATTTAAAATAAGAAAAACAGATTTTTACACTAAAAATGATGAGAAAATTGATAATACTAAAGTAAATGAAAATGATAAAGTTATTGAAACGAAAGTTGAAGTTACTGAGAATGTTCAAAATAAAGAAAAAATTGAACAAAATAATGAAGTAAAAGAAAATGAAAAAACAAGTACTCCAATAAAACAAGTGGAAAAAGCTAAGGCAACGGTTCCAAAAGTGGAGACAAAAAATACTAGTAGAGTAAATAATAATAAAACTGTAACTACAAAAACAGCTACAAAAAAAGATGAAAAACAAATTAAGGAAGCAAATAAAACAAAAAATATTGTGGATGCTTTAATTAAAGAAAGTATAAAAAATGAGGCAAAAAACAATAAAAAAAGTAAATAAAAGCATATTATTGAAGAATACGTAAATTTAATAGATAATATGTGTGTTGTGAGTATATTTCGTTTGAGGATTTTAGAGCATTTAGGCTTGCAGAAATGTACAAAATATGATAAAATTAATTAACATTTTGAGAGTGGGCAATGCGTGTCCACTCTTTAATTTAATATGAAAGGTGAAAAAATGGAGGAAAAATTAGTTGAACTTGAAGAACAATTTCAAAAAATAATTGGTGATTTAGATATTGAAGTTGTTGATGTTGAGTATGTAAAAGATGGTGGATACAATTATTTAAGAGTATACATAGAAAAAAATGATGGTAGTATAAGTTTAGATGATTGCGAAAAAGTAAGTGTCCTTATTTCTAACATTGCAGAAAGTACAATTGAAAATGAATTTGTTCTTGAGGTTTCAAGTCCTGGGCTAGATAGAAAATTGAAAAAAGAAAAGGATTTTATAAGATTTTCTGGAAATAAAATAACAGTTAAAACCAAAAGTAATGTAATGGATAAAAAAAGCTTTATTGGTGTATTGTTAGGTTATGAAAATGGCGATATTATAATCAACGATGAAATTTTAGGAGAAATAAAAATACCACATAGTAAATTAAAAAATGCAAGAATAATATATGAGTTTAAAAATATTAAAGAAATGGAGGTTTAAATTAAATGAAGTCTAAAGAACAGAAAATTTTCTTAGAAGCTTTAGAAGAGCTTACAAAAGAAAAAGGAATAGACTATGAAGAACTTTTACAAGCTATAGAAACAGCACTTATTGCTGCATATAAAAGAAATTATGGAGAATATGAAAATGCCACTGTTAAGATAAATAGGAAAAATGGTGATGTTAAGGTTAAAGCTACAAAAAAAATTGTAGAAAATGTACAAAATAAAGCAGTTGAAATAACTCTTGAAAATGCAAAGTTACATAATAAAAATGCAAAACTTGGTGATGAAATTATAGTGGATGTAGATGCTGAGTTATTTAAAAGAAATGCAATACAAAAAGCAAAACAGATTGTTATACAAAAAGTAAGAGAACATGAAAAATTCAGTGTATATAATAAATTTAAAATGCTTGAAAATTCACTTGTAAATGCAATTGTAAAAAAAATGGACGAACAAGGAAATTTATATGTTGAAATAAATGGTTTAGAAGCAATAGTGCCTAGTAAGGAATTATCTCCTTGTGATAAATTTGTTCAAGGAAATAGAGTATCAATTTATGTAGGTAAAGTTGAAGAAGGAACTAAATATACAAAAATTGAATTATCAAGAAAATCAGATAAATTTTTAATTAAATTATTAGAAAGAGAAATTCCTGAAATTGAAAACAAAGATATTGAAATAAAAGCAATTGCTAGAGAAGCAGGAAGTAGAAGTAAAATTGCTGTATATTCAACAGATAAGAATTTAGATATAAAAGGTGCATGTATAGGTAAAAATGGAATTAGAATACACACAATATTATCTGAGTTAGTTGATGAAAAACTTGATATTATATTATGGAATGAAGATAAGAGAATATTTGTAAAAAATGCTTTAAGTCCTGCTGAAGTAGATGCAATAGGAACTGTAGAAGTTGGAAATGAATTAATTGCAAGAGTTGAA
Encoded here:
- a CDS encoding protein kinase domain-containing protein, which codes for MKIENGEIVTISSTKFDNNLFIKEYKHLYPYVKNIVNNEIEINYILFKNKIKNVPSIIALKNEKDKTTLYFTKINGVELSKFKLEYLNVIEKFSLFIKIVKIVKSLHDIKIVHNDLKLSNVLITSDKNVYILDFDLSTKLNNNNYIADLYSLSYILYYIFKNETVLYKIKNESYNSIDDYFDKIRELKNELLLKK
- a CDS encoding septal ring lytic transglycosylase RlpA family protein; the protein is MKKLLIILTCFSLTSSVIFAESDNQISKSSSQSSNVKESIIKEIVDTASIDNDIQKSLEDETKSQPVNVQTEEPEQLVHYENGKASFYGEKWNGRKTSNGEIFDTKLLTAAHKTLPFGTLVKVTNESNGKSVIVRINDRGPFIKGRVIDLTKAAFSAIDSVQKGVTKVKLEIIKK
- a CDS encoding AMP-binding protein; this encodes MFLEKSKRLAIVDFDGSKVDYDKMVDNVKYFSRIVYKDICENNFVLIISENRIEWIYSFFAIWDRLSTPIAIDALSSEEEILYFLNDTKPKAVIATNKTIENVKLAVNNCDFDINMYNLDEINLEEYSDDEVLRNPKDEDIAVMIYTSGTTGNPKGIMLTYSNIIGEIQAIQSFGITFDDEQVIAILPYHHILPLMTTCLYIFYSGNKYSAVLVPKLTSQEILKRFKTNNITLMSAVPRVYKLFYKSIKDKINASIVARVIYAIAKKINNRTFSRIIFKKVHDNFGGKLRTLVAGGAKSDIEMIEFFNVLGFNYAEGFGLSETAPVIAGNIYPKYKIGTVGLVVSNAEVKTVNGELWVKGPMVMKGYYNNPEKTAEVMTVDGWFKTGDLAQIDEDGYITIIGRANSMIVLSNGKNIDPEKLENKFVNMSNGLVEEVGIFGKNDKLSALIVPNMQYIKDNKINNISTHIKDLVEFYNTDVHNYEKILDYKITEQELPKTRVGKLRRFMLPELFSGQLEKREIINEPDTKEYKILKEYIKKLKGNEPGPDENFEVEVGLDSLDQVEFLTYIENSFSLKLDETTLLKYSTLRLLAEYISEKSISFTDSEIKMDNIIKNAPHKEVKLGYLQWLLFPLVWILFKIYFRFSIKNNNKIKDEPTIFIANHESFIDALILSLALPFKIHNKTFYLALEKYFSNPFMKYIARNGNIINVNIEKNIKQSVEEISNVLKQGNNVFIFPEGTRTKNGKLSQFKKIFAMISKELNVDIQCIGIEGAYEAYSRFSKFPKPKKITIEALDRVSPQGKTYDTIVEESYNIFLEYKKRVKPEKYLED
- a CDS encoding ribosome maturation factor RimP, whose protein sequence is MEEKLVELEEQFQKIIGDLDIEVVDVEYVKDGGYNYLRVYIEKNDGSISLDDCEKVSVLISNIAESTIENEFVLEVSSPGLDRKLKKEKDFIRFSGNKITVKTKSNVMDKKSFIGVLLGYENGDIIINDEILGEIKIPHSKLKNARIIYEFKNIKEMEV
- the nusA gene encoding transcription termination factor NusA translates to MKSKEQKIFLEALEELTKEKGIDYEELLQAIETALIAAYKRNYGEYENATVKINRKNGDVKVKATKKIVENVQNKAVEITLENAKLHNKNAKLGDEIIVDVDAELFKRNAIQKAKQIVIQKVREHEKFSVYNKFKMLENSLVNAIVKKMDEQGNLYVEINGLEAIVPSKELSPCDKFVQGNRVSIYVGKVEEGTKYTKIELSRKSDKFLIKLLEREIPEIENKDIEIKAIAREAGSRSKIAVYSTDKNLDIKGACIGKNGIRIHTILSELVDEKLDIILWNEDKRIFVKNALSPAEVDAIGTVEVGNELIARVEVPSNQLSLAIGKKGQNTRLASKLCQIKIDIVDNGETESTEYEE